Part of the Choloepus didactylus isolate mChoDid1 chromosome 10, mChoDid1.pri, whole genome shotgun sequence genome is shown below.
GCCattgagaaatgaaaaggaaaaaaaggtattCTAAACAGGTAGGAGCTACAGAACTAATCAATCAAAAAGGCAGTGATACTATTCTAATACCATGCCATTGCAAACAGAAATCAGCACAAGTGCTTAGGAAGCTTCTGATGGGGAAATAAGTTGAAGAAGAGGTCCTTTTTCCTCAATGCCCTCAGAACCGTCTCGATAGAGTATCAGGATGATAAGCTTATGACTGCATCTCTGCCCTCCCATATGCAACAGGGAGGGATGGAAGTGTTTGTCCCAGAACGGCCTCCATCCGGAAATGAGCCTCCGGGGGGCTGACCACCCTCCCTGGCCAGTGGTTGGCTGGAAATGGATTAAATGCCCAAGTTAACCAAGAAGACTCTTTCTTCCCCCAAACCACTCAAAATGGTGAGTGGGCTTCCCATTCTTCACCCAAAAGAGTGGGTTTTATTGGTTCTATTTTCTTAGCCCCTTGCAATGGTTCAGCTTGTTGAATGTTGCTCTTTTTTTCACCCCAGTTTTAAATTGCTGAGGATTAAGGGTCCCTGGCAACCACCCAACCCTTGACTGATAGCACAGTGTATAAAGAGAAGGAGCAGCTGTCACTAAATGCTCCAGATATTCCTCAGTGAGCCTTGTGCGTCATGTagcatgaaatgaaagaaaagggggaggctGTACGCTCCGGAGTTATTCATTTGATAATGATGCTGCTTCTGGCCTCAGATGATTAAATTCCAAACACACGCAAAGTGCAAAAACCTGAAGGGAGTGCTCCCTGCTGATGGCTTCCGGTTTCATGATGCTTTTTGTTGACCGGCTGGCCGTGAGGCTGACTTAGCAGAGTTAGAGCAGCCGAGATGTGCAGGGCCTGCCAGCTGCCCGGAGTCTCCATCAGCAGAGAAGCGAATGTTTACACCATTTTGACAACCACTCAAGAGACTGCAAGTTTGAAGGAGATGCTTCATTGGCAAGCGTTTCCTCACTGGGCTTGGCCTGAGAATGCAGGTCTGTGGTTTCCAGCAGCAACTGAGTGTCTTTGAAGTCCAAAGGCAGCAGCAGCTTGGACGGCCGTCCTGGAAGGCCCCTTCCCCTTCTGTAAAAGGAAGCCAAGGGAGAAGTTTCTAGatggaaaatgataaaagaaattcCTAGATAGGGGAGGGAGGGTGCTCACTTCCTTGTTTGTTAGTAAGTCACTGGAGTCATTGGTGCGTTTCAATTGACTGGTTCAAGGAGGAGAAACCTGTTTTCTGAtgtgggttgaatggtggcccccccaaaagatatgcccACAAACCAAcctccagaacctgtgaatgtggacttatttggaaaaagggttttTGCAGATTGTTAGGTTAAGGATCTCAAAATGAGATCACCATGAATTATCTAAGTGGGCCCTAAACCCAACTTCATGTTTCCTTATGAGAGACAGAAAGGGGAGGACATGGATGCAAGGAGAAGAGGGGAGACCATCTAAAGACAGAGGCTGCCACACACAAGCCGAGGAACACCAGGAGCCACCAGaagttggaagaggcaaggaaggattctcctctACAAGCTTCAGAAGGAGCGCGGTCCTGCCCACAACTTGCTTTTGTagttctggcttccagaactgtgagagaacacatttctgttgtttgtggtaatttgttaccacaggaaactaatataccTGATCATGCAGTTTTATGCTCACTTTAGCAACACACACAGCACAACAAGGTCAGAGCGTACAGCCGGGACAAAGTCAACCTTGCTAAATGCCCAAACCGCACTAGTAAGTAATCTGTCAGCTAAAAATCGGTCACAGGCATTTATCACGTGTTCGCTCCTTTGAGGTCTAGTTTTGTTTTGACAAGCTACAAAATCTAGCTATTAAGGATTCTGCTAAGCTCAATGAAATGCTACAGTTCATGCAAATAAAAAAGAGACTACTATAAGGAGAAGGTGCCCAAGTGGTTTAACGGGTATCACCAGGAGCAGCAGACTTAGGGATTTGCCAAGCAAAAAAAGAATACGAGACTGCTTCAGTACCTTTTCCCATCCTTGCATGACATCTTTCATCTAAATAAAGCACTGCCTGTATTTCATAGCAGCAGTAATGACTTTTATGGAAAGACATTCTCAAACATTAAAATGGACGGATGCACCCcaaagacagttttgtttttttttttttaaactgggtgATAATTAACATGTTCTTTGTTTTCTGGCTCTACTTTCATCTCATAACATCAcgtgtttccttttttctccatgaggaaggaaaagaacacaAGAACAATATGAAAGAAAAGTAGGAGATGATGCAAATAATACTTTAATATGATTTATGCTGCTCAAAAAAAATAGTTCTGTAggaataatatgtaaactcatagacataaaatctagactACAGgtcaccaggagatagaatgaggctagagaatggggagtggttgcttaatatgtgcagaatttttaactaggttgaacttaaaacgcttggaagtggatagaggtgacggtagcatgttattgtgagtataattaatagtgctgagtTGTGTGTGAATGTAATGGAGAGGGGcacatgtgtcaccagaaggaatgctagaggtgaaaacatgggaatctataacacagtgaatattgtggtggatgatgactgtgattaacactaaaaatattaaaaagctttTTTCATGtaccagaataaatgtatgactatTACAAGTTGCTAATCATagagtggtacatgggaaaacatgtacctattgcaaaatatggactatagttaacagtaatatcttaattttttttttttttggagtaatggaaatgttctaaaattgatagtggtgatgaatgcacaactatgtgatgatactgtgagccactgattgtatactttggatagattgcatggtatgtgaatatacttcaataaaattgcattaaaaatagttCTGAAAAGGGGTGGCTCACACTACAATGGGAAATATTGCTGGTCTCTTTGACACTAAAGTCCTGGTCTCCAATTACAAAGTAGATTTGTGTCCTCTCCCCAAAAAACatatgttgaaatcctaaccCCCAGTTAGGATGTGACCTTAATTGACAATAGAGtcactgcagatgtaattaggtGAATCGAGATGAGATCACACTGAAGTAGGGTGGGTCCCTAATTGAATATGattgtgtccttataagaaggggagaggagacagacaagagaGAAGACGACCATGAGACGACAGATACAGAGACCAAAGTGCTGCAAGGAAAGCCAAGGATGGCCAGGAAAccactagaagctggaagagacaagaAAGGCTCCtactacaggtttcagagggagcaggagagaaaataaatttctgctgtctTAAACGACCGAGTTTGTGGTCTTCTGCAGTATTCCTTGGAAACTAAGAGAGATGGCTCCCAGGGTTTTGTGGCCTGACCTTTGCTTTCTGCTGTTTCCTTGggcaatttttgttttcctttcatagCTCAAGTGCAGGAAGTGAGTTAATCATAGTCTGTGATTCATGATGTACCGTCATCAAAGTTTCTTGTGAGACTTTGGGAACCTTTTGTCACATGACTGTCATGCTGGCCTGGGTTTCTGTTTAACTCCCAAGAAGAAGACAGCTTAAAGAGAGATCAGcagcatttccaaataaaaagccCTCAGGTGCCTAGAAAGTTCCCTTGTTAAAGAACAGATCAGGAAACATAGTTTCAGCTGGAGTTAACCATTCATTGGATGAGaacctgcattttatttttttttcaccgagttttctcatctataaactgTCAATCAGGGCCATTCCTGAGAGGTGGTTGAGTAAGGTCATGGATGAGGAAGGGCTTTAGGTTCTTTCAGAAGAAGGATGCTTAGAAACATGAATAcagtatttttatatgttttgatAGATAAAAGTTTGCAATGCTTTCCCCAGTGTTCACCTGgcttcttcccctccctctgaACTTGGCTCAAATATCTTCCTCCCTTTCCTTACCTCCCTATCTAAAACTAAAATAACCTTTCCCAATACTGCCCGTTCCCTTgccctctttattttttccatggCATTTATCACCATCAGGAcacactgtgttttttttttttttttttttttttttgcctttataagAGGAAgttttattgttaattatttACCTTAATAGTGtcagaaagagaaacagattAGCTCAGTCCAACATGATTGGTAGTTGCCAAAATCTAATGAAGCAAGTGTTTTGATTGCTAAGGAtttaatttggatgcttttaataCTTAGCCATCTAACACTTCAAACATAATCCAGAATAAATGCATCATCTCCCTCCCTTTTCACTTTAATACCCCACCTACCTCACTTCAATACGGAAATATCTTCATTAAATATGATTTCCAGAGGAACAAGTTACCTGGAGAATATAGCCATGAGGACAATGCACAAAAAGAACTCAAAATAAAACTCTGTATGATAATTTACTAGTCTAAGGAAACCTTCcaatatattaagaaataaatcCAGTTACAAATGCACTATTAGTGAAGAGGTTTTGTaataactgaaaatggctggctATTTACAAGATACACAAGCAGGAACAGTGCACCTAACCCAGCACAGGCCCTCAGGCGCCAAAAGTGTTCTCTCCGCTGTAGGCCACATATAAGAATCCATCTTCATCTTTTTCCTTCTCGTAGAGCTGTCCCATAGTTAGGCTGGACTGTGGGACTGTCTTATCCACAAACAGGAAGATTGCCTTTTCAGAAGGAAGCTGGATCCTTTTCCTGATGATCCACATGAATTGAGCCACAGTGATGTCCGATGGAACCAGGTACTTCCGTTTGTCGATATCAACAATTTGAGAGCCTGAGACTTTTTCCACAATCACCGGAACCCGGTCGGGATATTTCGCTCTGATCTTCGCGGATTCCACACATCTGTGTTCCAGTGAGTGGTCCTCTTTGAACATCCACTTCatgacggcggcggcggcgaaaGGATGGAGCCGGCTCTCGGAGCCGCGGAACTCAGCTCACCCACCACAACAACAACGACGGCAGCAGCGGCGACGGCGACTCCAcactgtgttttatttctttgctttctttattgtctgtctccacaCATTAGCACTTAATCTCTACAGAGGACgaggaattttgttttgttcacgCATTTATCCTCAGCACCaaggacagtgcctggcaaagtGGAGGCATGGAGTAAAATCTGCGGAATGAATTAATAACTGATAGATACAAGTTAACCATGAACACATTCTCATTGTTTTAAGAGTCAAGCAATGAACATAAAGCAGAGATCCCCGTTGGTGCGCCATCTCCCCAACAAccattcccctcccccagaggaaggaaaaaagaacaattatgaGCTCAGATATCTCTGTCTAGTTCCCTTTCTGTGTctttacacaaacacacatgcggATTTGTTTGCCTTGTGCTTCTTTTACTCTATAAAAGCGGCATCATGTCATACGCAACCAATCATCTTTTCAGACCTGGAATAATTTTCGCAATACTCCTGAAATCTTTGGTAGGTAGCTTCTAAGAATGGAATGACAGTCCCAGGTTTTTCCTAGCTTCTTGTTCTTGGATATGACATGCAGGGACCCAGTGTCTCAGCTTTATGAACACATATGAACCTTGAATGGCACTTTCCCCTGAGCATCTGCCACATTCACCAAGGTAACGTACGCCATGTTTAAAGGCGCTCTCGGCTTCGTATCCAACATATCCATCTCCCGCTGGGTGTACAGTCTTTAAACCACATGACATGAACTCACCAAATCAAGGTATTCATAAGATTTTTTTGAAGTGAAGATTTCAGTTTGAATCTTTGGGATATGTTTCAGAGGAAGTGTCTAATAAAGTACACTAACTAATAGCCCACTGGTTTGAACCAGAATTTTTCTCAGGAAAAGCAAATCTTTGTTCCTTCTTGGAAGGATGAAAAATTTtcaataatgaattaaaattttgcTACTTCTGCTACTGCTGCCAAGCTGTAGCGGGTTGAGGAGCAATGCTGAGTGCTGAATTATTCCCCAAGTTGAAACAAGGCTCTAGGCTGTGTTAACCACCCTGCCCAAAGCTAATTTGGAGGAAGGAGAAC
Proteins encoded:
- the LOC119504991 gene encoding gamma-aminobutyric acid receptor-associated protein-like 2; this encodes MKWMFKEDHSLEHRCVESAKIRAKYPDRVPVIVEKVSGSQIVDIDKRKYLVPSDITVAQFMWIIRKRIQLPSEKAIFLFVDKTVPQSSLTMGQLYEKEKDEDGFLYVAYSGENTFGA